Proteins from a genomic interval of Chroococcidiopsis thermalis PCC 7203:
- a CDS encoding CHASE2 domain-containing protein, translating into MSKLVILKLDGSLEQGVSVTLEIGEQNARPFIEVTGQLPPATNLLVTYDRWHSAYRSLGQSARIKAKQIVYDGSISQRREDCRQLEDLLRAQLNSWLRSESFDSIRDNLLPHLKFPKDEVRLLISTRSIQLRKIPWLLWDLVEQSPKVEVALSFPNYESPPTSKKFLTRKSVRILAILGKSTGIDIQADRQLLESLPYTKTTFLENPDSQEIKDHLWGCSWDILFFAGHSSTEGDSGRIYINETESLTIEEFSRALSNAVAGGLHLAIFNSCDGLGLASGLQKAQIPQVIVMREPVPDLVAQRFLKYLLEALAGRKSLYLAMRQARSRLKEDLEVQFPCASWLPVICQNPAVTPAIWPPPILSNSRHLTTVLLLSVAITASVLGVRLLGELQTWELQAYDSLMRLRSDTGQDSRLLIVTVTEDDFQLPEQKQRTGSISDLALVQLLQKLQQFQARTVGLDIYRDFPVKSDRDSLATRLRDRNFFAICKASDRAKNHPGTAPPPEVGPARLGFSDVIQDSDGVLRRHLLAMKPAPTSPCTTPYALSAQLAFHYLERSGISAKYNARGDLVLGDVVFQRLRSRMGGYQQVDAWGYQVLLNYRSYRHSPLEIAPTVTLSDLLRGAVKPEEVKDRIVLIGVTAQSAHDYIPTPYSAQPGFYQEMPGVIVQAQMVSQIVSAVKDGRPLISVWYIWGEVLWIWGWSAVGAAIAFACRSGLYLILAGGSALGVLWGLCLVFFSHGYWVPFVPSALVLVGTGSTVTVYLALQEGRLFSSTAEA; encoded by the coding sequence GAACGCTCGTCCCTTTATAGAAGTTACAGGACAGTTGCCTCCAGCGACCAATTTACTCGTGACATACGATCGCTGGCATTCAGCTTATCGCAGCTTGGGTCAGTCGGCTCGCATTAAAGCAAAACAAATCGTCTACGACGGCTCAATAAGCCAGCGACGCGAAGATTGTCGGCAATTAGAAGATCTACTGCGAGCGCAACTGAACTCTTGGCTGCGATCGGAGTCCTTTGATTCTATCCGAGATAATTTACTGCCACATCTCAAGTTTCCCAAAGACGAGGTGCGATTACTCATCAGTACTCGTTCGATTCAATTGCGAAAGATTCCCTGGTTGCTGTGGGATTTAGTCGAGCAGTCGCCCAAAGTGGAAGTCGCCTTGAGTTTCCCAAACTATGAATCACCGCCTACATCAAAAAAGTTTTTGACGCGAAAATCCGTCAGAATTCTAGCGATTTTGGGTAAGAGTACGGGGATCGATATCCAAGCAGATCGGCAGTTATTGGAAAGTTTACCATATACTAAAACAACATTTCTCGAAAACCCGGACTCTCAGGAAATTAAAGACCATTTGTGGGGGTGCTCTTGGGATATTCTCTTTTTTGCCGGTCATAGCAGCACCGAGGGAGACAGCGGACGAATTTACATTAACGAGACAGAAAGCTTAACAATTGAGGAGTTTAGCAGGGCTTTGAGCAATGCCGTTGCGGGTGGACTACATTTAGCAATTTTCAACTCCTGCGACGGATTGGGATTGGCATCTGGGCTACAAAAAGCCCAAATTCCGCAAGTCATTGTCATGCGAGAACCCGTACCGGACTTGGTAGCGCAAAGGTTTTTAAAGTACCTGCTGGAAGCTTTAGCGGGTAGAAAATCGCTTTATCTAGCAATGCGGCAAGCGCGATCGCGATTAAAAGAGGATCTAGAGGTTCAGTTTCCTTGTGCTAGCTGGTTGCCAGTCATTTGCCAAAATCCCGCTGTCACGCCAGCAATCTGGCCACCTCCCATTTTGTCCAACAGCCGTCACCTAACAACGGTGCTACTTCTGAGCGTGGCGATAACAGCTAGCGTATTGGGGGTGCGGCTGCTGGGAGAATTGCAAACGTGGGAATTGCAAGCTTACGACAGCTTGATGCGATTGCGATCGGATACAGGGCAAGATTCGCGGCTGTTGATCGTCACCGTCACCGAGGATGATTTTCAACTGCCCGAGCAAAAGCAAAGAACTGGGTCGATATCGGATTTAGCACTAGTACAACTGTTGCAGAAACTCCAACAATTTCAAGCGCGAACTGTTGGGTTGGATATTTATCGCGATTTCCCAGTTAAATCCGATCGGGATTCTTTAGCCACTCGCCTGCGCGATCGTAACTTCTTTGCAATCTGCAAAGCCAGCGATCGCGCTAAAAATCATCCTGGAACTGCACCCCCTCCCGAAGTTGGGCCAGCGCGTCTGGGGTTTAGCGATGTCATTCAAGACTCAGATGGCGTTTTACGCCGACATTTATTAGCAATGAAACCAGCTCCGACATCGCCTTGTACTACACCCTATGCCCTAAGCGCCCAACTAGCGTTTCACTACTTAGAGCGATCGGGCATTTCTGCCAAGTATAACGCCAGAGGAGATTTGGTATTAGGTGATGTCGTTTTCCAACGTTTGCGATCGCGTATGGGTGGCTACCAACAAGTAGATGCATGGGGCTATCAAGTCTTGCTCAACTACCGCTCTTACCGCCATTCTCCTTTAGAAATTGCGCCAACAGTGACGCTGAGCGATCTTCTTCGTGGTGCGGTGAAGCCGGAGGAAGTGAAAGATCGAATCGTCCTCATCGGTGTCACTGCTCAAAGCGCCCACGATTATATACCTACGCCTTATAGCGCCCAGCCAGGATTTTATCAGGAAATGCCAGGGGTTATCGTACAAGCGCAAATGGTCAGTCAAATCGTCAGTGCAGTTAAAGATGGGCGACCTTTAATTTCAGTTTGGTATATTTGGGGCGAAGTCTTATGGATTTGGGGTTGGTCTGCGGTTGGAGCTGCGATCGCCTTTGCCTGTAGGTCTGGGCTATACCTTATACTAGCGGGTGGAAGTGCACTGGGTGTTTTATGGGGTCTTTGCTTAGTTTTCTTCAGCCACGGCTATTGGGTTCCCTTTGTGCCATCAGCCTTAGTTTTAGTAGGTACTGGTAGCACTGTGACAGTCTACCTTGCTTTACAAGAGGGACGACTGTTTTCTTCAACGGCAGAAGCATGA
- a CDS encoding DUF928 domain-containing protein: MQAQPLNSLSGQNQSPDPSRKSHGSLTFAAPPPPEDIGEPGQRSEAGSRGCFNLERQLPSNTQKQQLAALVPVYSDSALVLGTTISAAPTFWFYTSYVAPVPAKFVLRNKDGGLVYQTDVALPQTRGIISLSLPKTAPPLSVGRQYRWFLKIYCREQEPPAFVDGWIQINPLDPTLKEQLEKATPRDRVALYAVNGLWFDALTVAAQLRRRNPNNPSWAELLQVIGLNELAIEPIVECCSTTKANSPIKRRVPRTGDVDI; encoded by the coding sequence GTGCAAGCACAACCTTTAAACTCTCTATCTGGACAAAACCAGAGTCCAGACCCTAGCAGGAAATCACACGGCTCGTTGACTTTTGCTGCACCACCTCCACCAGAGGACATCGGGGAACCAGGTCAGCGATCGGAAGCTGGAAGCCGTGGCTGCTTTAATCTAGAGCGACAGCTTCCAAGCAATACCCAAAAGCAGCAGCTCGCAGCACTAGTACCAGTTTATTCCGATTCAGCATTGGTCTTAGGCACGACAATCAGCGCCGCACCCACTTTTTGGTTTTATACTTCTTATGTAGCACCTGTTCCAGCTAAGTTTGTGTTGCGGAACAAGGATGGTGGGTTGGTTTATCAAACTGATGTCGCGTTGCCCCAAACCCGAGGAATTATCAGCCTGTCTCTTCCGAAAACAGCACCACCGCTTTCAGTTGGTCGGCAATATCGTTGGTTTTTGAAGATTTATTGTCGGGAGCAAGAGCCGCCTGCTTTTGTGGATGGGTGGATTCAAATAAACCCGCTCGACCCTACCCTCAAGGAGCAGTTAGAGAAAGCTACACCGCGCGATCGCGTAGCTCTTTATGCCGTCAACGGTCTATGGTTTGATGCGCTAACTGTCGCAGCCCAACTGCGTCGTCGCAATCCGAATAATCCTTCTTGGGCAGAGCTTTTGCAGGTCATTGGTTTGAACGAGCTGGCGATCGAACCAATTGTAGAGTGCTGTTCAACTACTAAAGCCAATTCCCCAATAAAACGTAGGGTGCCCAGAACAGGGGACGTTGATATTTAG
- a CDS encoding CHAT domain-containing protein — protein MIRKKSRFRKIKRLLSVLLLLAMFLGAGLLPPTFAYITAQTPTTQSLPNAENLVEQGRKLYEAEQFAQAITIWQQAVAAFKASGDEPRQAMTLGNISLAYQQLEQWTQAQSAIASSLNLQGYPVKQGRGAEGQRGRGEIPIQNLEILAQVLDIQGRLQLAQSKAENALNTWREAADIYTQLGDRNSIIRNRINSAQALQALGLFRQAQKTLTETTQLLQNQPNSALKVTGVRSLGNVLLAIGDLEQSRQVLEQSLAVASKLPDKQAIADVLLSLGNTARAQQDSQAAIDFYQQAANATKSPITRINAQTNQLRLLLETKRLADVKTLLPQIQTQIGNLPSSRTAIYARINLAESLTQFKQKSATDSPSWLDIAQILSTAVQQAQDLQDRRTQSYALGVLGNLYEQKGQLTDAQNLTQQALFLAQTIDARDIAYRWEWQLGRLLKARGNIQEAIAAYDRAVKSLQSLRYDLVAINPDVQFDFRDRVEPVYRQLVELLLQPQGNQTSQANLQKARETIESLQLAELDNFFREACLDTVSQIDQVIDQKDQTAAAIYPIILPDRLEVILKLPQKPVLHYTAAVAQTQVEKTLDALRQNLIEPDTLVEAKALSQQVYNWLIQPAVTDLAKSQVKTLVFVLDGALRNIPMAALYDGKQYLIEKYGIALTPGLQLINPQPLQEKTLEAIAAGLSQPRQGFSALPNVKLELAEIRAEIPSNVLLNNEFTSTALQNQINSLPFPVVHLATHGQFSSKAEETFIVAWDKRIYVNELDNLVRNREQNRPDAVELLVLSACETAAGDKRAALGIAGVAVRAGARSTVASLWSLNDESTAALMSEFYRELADRSLTKAEALRRAQLSLLQNPKYQRPLFWAPYVLLGNWL, from the coding sequence ATGATAAGAAAAAAATCTAGATTTCGGAAAATCAAACGTCTCTTAAGCGTGCTGCTGCTTTTGGCTATGTTCTTGGGCGCGGGGTTATTACCTCCCACCTTCGCCTATATAACTGCACAAACCCCTACTACACAAAGCTTGCCCAACGCCGAAAATTTAGTAGAACAAGGCAGAAAACTCTATGAAGCCGAACAATTTGCTCAAGCAATTACGATATGGCAACAGGCAGTAGCTGCATTCAAAGCTAGTGGCGACGAACCCCGACAAGCTATGACACTGGGCAATATATCGCTAGCTTATCAGCAACTGGAACAGTGGACGCAGGCTCAAAGCGCGATCGCCTCTAGTTTAAATTTACAGGGATATCCCGTGAAGCAGGGCAGAGGGGCAGAGGGGCAGAGGGGCAGAGGAGAAATTCCAATTCAAAATTTAGAGATTCTTGCTCAAGTTCTAGATATCCAAGGTCGTCTGCAACTGGCTCAAAGCAAGGCTGAAAATGCCTTAAATACTTGGCGAGAAGCAGCTGACATTTATACCCAATTAGGCGATCGCAATTCAATTATTCGCAACCGCATCAATTCTGCCCAAGCTCTGCAAGCTTTAGGGCTTTTCCGTCAAGCGCAAAAAACTTTAACTGAAACTACCCAGCTTTTACAAAATCAGCCCAACTCAGCGCTTAAGGTTACAGGAGTGCGGAGTTTGGGCAATGTTTTGCTTGCCATAGGTGACTTAGAACAATCGCGACAAGTATTAGAGCAAAGTTTAGCAGTAGCTTCCAAGTTGCCAGATAAACAAGCGATCGCCGATGTTTTGCTGAGTTTAGGCAATACAGCCCGCGCTCAGCAAGATTCTCAAGCAGCAATAGACTTCTACCAACAAGCTGCTAATGCTACCAAATCGCCAATCACCCGCATCAACGCCCAAACCAATCAACTGAGACTACTGCTGGAAACTAAGCGATTGGCAGATGTTAAAACATTATTACCCCAAATTCAAACTCAGATCGGTAACTTACCCTCTAGCCGAACGGCAATCTATGCCAGAATCAACCTGGCTGAAAGCTTAACGCAATTCAAACAAAAGAGCGCCACAGATAGCCCCTCATGGCTGGATATTGCTCAAATCTTGTCAACTGCCGTACAGCAGGCGCAAGACTTGCAAGATCGGCGTACTCAGTCTTACGCTCTTGGTGTCTTGGGGAATCTATACGAACAAAAGGGGCAGTTGACTGATGCCCAAAACCTGACTCAACAAGCCCTATTTCTCGCTCAAACTATAGATGCCAGAGATATTGCCTATCGCTGGGAATGGCAGCTAGGGCGTTTGCTCAAAGCTAGGGGAAATATTCAAGAAGCGATCGCGGCATACGATCGAGCAGTCAAGTCGCTCCAGTCTCTGCGCTACGATTTAGTCGCCATCAATCCTGACGTGCAGTTTGACTTTCGCGATCGAGTCGAACCAGTTTATCGGCAGCTCGTCGAATTGCTGTTGCAGCCGCAGGGAAACCAAACCAGTCAAGCAAATCTTCAAAAAGCCCGCGAAACAATTGAATCATTGCAATTAGCAGAATTGGATAACTTCTTTCGAGAAGCCTGTTTGGATACTGTGTCTCAGATCGACCAAGTTATCGACCAGAAAGACCAAACAGCCGCAGCGATCTATCCAATTATCCTACCAGACAGACTAGAGGTTATCCTCAAGTTGCCTCAAAAGCCCGTGCTGCACTACACGGCTGCTGTGGCTCAAACCCAAGTTGAAAAAACCTTGGATGCGCTCAGGCAAAACCTCATAGAACCCGATACGCTGGTCGAAGCTAAAGCCTTATCTCAACAGGTTTATAACTGGTTAATTCAACCAGCCGTCACTGACTTAGCCAAAAGTCAAGTCAAAACACTGGTATTCGTACTAGATGGTGCTTTGCGGAATATCCCGATGGCAGCTCTGTACGATGGCAAACAGTATCTAATTGAAAAATATGGCATTGCACTCACTCCTGGGCTGCAACTGATTAATCCCCAACCATTGCAAGAGAAAACATTAGAGGCAATAGCTGCCGGACTGTCCCAACCACGTCAAGGGTTTTCTGCCTTACCCAACGTCAAGCTGGAATTAGCAGAAATTCGCGCCGAAATACCGAGTAACGTCCTGCTGAACAACGAATTTACCAGCACGGCTCTGCAAAACCAAATTAATTCTCTGCCTTTCCCTGTCGTTCATTTGGCAACTCACGGACAGTTCAGCTCTAAAGCTGAGGAGACATTTATCGTCGCCTGGGATAAGCGCATATACGTCAATGAGTTGGATAACTTAGTCCGAAATCGAGAGCAAAACAGACCTGATGCCGTTGAATTGCTCGTCTTGAGTGCCTGTGAAACGGCTGCTGGAGACAAGCGGGCTGCCTTGGGAATTGCTGGTGTAGCTGTACGGGCGGGGGCGCGTAGTACAGTTGCTTCCTTATGGAGTTTAAACGACGAGTCCACCGCAGCGCTCATGAGTGAATTCTACCGAGAGTTAGCAGATCGATCGCTAACTAAAGCCGAAGCACTTCGTCGCGCCCAATTGTCCCTTTTACAAAATCCTAAATATCAACGTCCCCTGTTCTGGGCACCCTACGTTTTATTGGGGAATTGGCTTTAG
- a CDS encoding filamentous hemagglutinin N-terminal domain-containing protein, translating to MTRYCQHWCCRLGLASWLVISGAIAFSGNNTLAQLTPDTTLGSENSTVTSTGAVDSINGGATRGTNLFHSFGEFNVEEGRAAYFNNPAGIENILSRITGANPSNIFGTLGVVGGNANLFLINPNGIIFGANARLDVGGSFVGTTANAIGFGNQGFFSATNPSNPSLLTVNPSALLFNQIRAASIKNNSVADSGLNPSSEFTATGLRVPDGKSLLFVGSDLNLNGGGLYAFGGRVELGGLAGTGTVGLNGDGNNLSLSFPDNVEKSDVSLSNGARANVRAGNGGSIAINAQNLEMTERSSLYAGIESGLGSDNSKAGNISVNATGAINLNNRSSIANQVLAEANGQGGDVSISASTLKVEGGAQIGATTLGGGKAGNLKVIADTVQLAGRANDRVGSVLSAQADLNSTGDAGNLTINTRQLLVRDGAQISTGTFGTGKAGDLTVNATDSVQLIGSFAGDRIPIPSGLFTEAVQNLSKDAGNLTINTRQLLVRDGAVVSSATFGTGKAADLTVNATDSVQLIGTSIYGPFSSSLTAQADLNSTGDAGDLTINTRQLLVRDGANVSSTTFGAGKGGDLTVNATDSVQLIGESTNGQLPSGLNTQARRNSTGDAGNLTINTRQLLVRDGAEGSSTTFGAGKGGDLTVNATDSVQLIGESTNGQLPSGLNTQARRNSTGDAGNLTINTRQLLVRDGAEGSSTTFGAGKGGDLTVNATDFVQLIGESTDGQFGSSLTATTRQVATGNAGSLTINTDELLIQDGAEATVSSFGEGVAGNFGITARSVRLDKGKVIAQARSGNGGSLKLDIADLLLMRHGSEISTTAGTAQKGGNGGNIDLDSEFIIAVPEENSDITANAFSGSGGKVRINATGVFGIAPISRKDLERLRPNDLDPRHLPTNEIIAISQQNPSLSGTVDLNTPNIEPNSGLVSLPVVPVDTQVSQACTPGGSQQQSEFVVTGRGGLPQNPGEALNTDAIQVDLVTLAPEVNQSTTTAVSTSPTSPTPTPIVEAQGWAIAANGEVILTANANTVTPHNSWQNTANCRS from the coding sequence ATGACTCGATATTGTCAACATTGGTGCTGTCGATTAGGGTTAGCGAGTTGGTTGGTAATTAGTGGAGCGATCGCCTTTAGTGGAAATAACACTTTAGCTCAGCTTACACCCGACACCACACTAGGTAGTGAAAATTCTACAGTGACATCAACAGGTGCGGTTGATTCTATTAATGGTGGCGCAACCAGAGGCACTAATCTCTTTCATAGTTTTGGGGAATTCAACGTTGAGGAAGGACGGGCAGCTTATTTCAATAATCCGGCTGGGATAGAGAATATCTTGAGTCGGATAACAGGGGCTAATCCCTCTAATATTTTTGGAACGCTGGGTGTAGTGGGCGGTAATGCCAACCTGTTTCTGATTAACCCCAATGGAATTATTTTTGGGGCGAATGCCCGTTTAGATGTCGGGGGATCGTTTGTTGGGACAACAGCTAATGCAATTGGATTTGGCAATCAAGGTTTTTTTAGTGCAACGAATCCGAGTAATCCTTCCCTGCTAACGGTTAATCCTTCAGCTTTACTCTTTAATCAAATTCGTGCCGCATCTATCAAAAATAACTCAGTTGCTGACTCCGGCTTAAATCCATCTTCTGAGTTTACAGCAACGGGTTTGCGCGTACCAGATGGCAAGAGTTTGTTGTTTGTAGGCAGCGATCTAAATCTGAATGGTGGAGGTTTATATGCTTTTGGTGGGCGAGTCGAGTTAGGAGGTTTAGCAGGTACAGGTACAGTTGGATTAAATGGAGATGGTAATAATCTGAGTTTAAGTTTTCCCGATAATGTAGAAAAAAGTGACGTTTCCCTTAGCAATGGTGCTAGGGCAAATGTGAGGGCTGGTAATGGTGGTAGTATCGCGATTAATGCCCAGAATTTAGAGATGACAGAAAGGAGTTCTCTGTATGCAGGCATAGAGAGTGGACTGGGTTCTGATAATAGTAAGGCGGGAAATATTTCGGTTAATGCAACTGGAGCGATTAATCTTAACAATAGGAGTTCCATTGCTAATCAAGTGCTAGCTGAAGCAAATGGACAGGGAGGCGATGTCAGTATCAGTGCTAGTACGTTAAAAGTAGAGGGTGGGGCACAGATTGGTGCTACCACACTTGGTGGTGGTAAAGCAGGGAATTTAAAGGTCATCGCTGACACAGTGCAACTGGCTGGTCGCGCTAACGATCGAGTTGGCAGCGTGTTGTCTGCTCAAGCTGACCTAAACTCAACTGGAGATGCAGGAAACTTAACGATTAATACTCGTCAGTTACTTGTTCGGGATGGGGCACAGATCAGTACTGGTACTTTTGGTACAGGTAAGGCAGGGGATTTAACTGTCAATGCCACTGACTCTGTGCAACTGATTGGTAGCTTCGCTGGAGATCGGATTCCCATTCCCAGTGGCTTGTTTACTGAAGCTGTTCAAAATTTAAGCAAAGATGCAGGAAACTTGACGATTAACACTCGTCAGTTGCTCGTTCGGGATGGGGCAGTGGTCAGTTCTGCCACTTTTGGTACAGGCAAGGCAGCGGATTTAACTGTCAATGCCACTGACTCCGTGCAACTGATTGGTACCTCTATCTATGGACCGTTTTCCAGCAGCCTGACTGCTCAAGCTGACTTAAACTCAACTGGAGATGCAGGAGACTTGACGATTAACACTCGTCAGTTGCTCGTTCGGGATGGGGCAAATGTCAGTTCTACCACTTTTGGTGCAGGCAAAGGGGGAGATTTGACTGTCAATGCCACTGACTCTGTGCAACTGATTGGTGAATCTACCAATGGTCAGCTTCCCAGCGGTCTGAATACTCAAGCTCGCCGAAACTCAACCGGAGATGCAGGAAACTTGACGATTAACACTCGTCAGTTGCTCGTTCGGGATGGGGCAGAGGGCAGTTCTACCACTTTTGGTGCAGGCAAAGGGGGAGATTTGACTGTCAATGCCACTGACTCTGTGCAACTGATTGGTGAATCTACCAATGGTCAGCTTCCCAGCGGTCTGAATACTCAAGCTCGCCGAAACTCAACCGGAGATGCAGGAAACTTGACGATTAACACTCGTCAGTTGCTCGTTCGGGATGGGGCAGAGGGCAGTTCTACCACTTTTGGTGCAGGCAAAGGGGGGGATTTAACTGTCAATGCCACTGACTTTGTGCAATTGATTGGTGAATCTACCGACGGTCAGTTTGGCAGCAGCTTAACTGCTACTACTCGCCAAGTTGCAACCGGAAATGCGGGGTCTTTGACGATTAACACTGATGAATTGCTGATTCAGGATGGCGCAGAAGCCACAGTTAGTAGCTTTGGAGAAGGTGTGGCAGGCAACTTCGGCATCACCGCTAGGTCTGTACGGCTTGACAAAGGTAAAGTCATAGCACAAGCCCGCTCTGGAAATGGCGGCAGCCTTAAGCTGGATATTGCAGACTTATTGCTGATGCGTCATGGTAGTGAGATATCCACTACTGCCGGAACAGCACAGAAGGGTGGAAATGGCGGTAATATCGATCTCGATTCCGAATTTATCATAGCTGTTCCAGAAGAAAATAGTGACATTACAGCCAATGCGTTTAGTGGCAGTGGTGGGAAAGTTAGGATTAATGCTACTGGCGTTTTTGGGATAGCGCCAATTAGTCGAAAAGACCTGGAGAGGTTACGTCCTAACGATTTAGATCCACGTCATCTGCCAACAAACGAAATCATAGCAATTTCGCAGCAAAACCCGTCTTTAAGTGGCACTGTAGATTTAAATACACCTAATATTGAACCCAACAGCGGCTTAGTTTCCTTGCCAGTCGTACCAGTCGATACCCAAGTATCGCAAGCTTGTACTCCTGGTGGGAGTCAACAACAAAGTGAATTTGTGGTCACTGGTCGCGGCGGCTTACCCCAAAATCCAGGTGAAGCCCTTAACACTGATGCCATACAGGTAGATTTGGTGACTCTCGCTCCAGAAGTCAATCAATCCACTACTACAGCAGTTTCCACAAGCCCCACTAGCCCCACACCAACTCCTATCGTAGAAGCTCAAGGTTGGGCGATCGCTGCTAATGGCGAAGTTATTCTCACCGCAAATGCAAATACTGTCACGCCCCACAATTCCTGGCAGAACACAGCTAATTGCAGAAGCTGA